One region of Triticum aestivum cultivar Chinese Spring chromosome 6B, IWGSC CS RefSeq v2.1, whole genome shotgun sequence genomic DNA includes:
- the LOC123138552 gene encoding uncharacterized protein yields MEYKPPQYCRCDMKAPRWISWSPKNPGRRYYNCGKALGVDCRYFMSMLLGDLRDVVYRLKDQLRNENDLLNASLSKNKMLDAYVCDLEVKHHGEVVVLKKKIRKLRFCLVVAVLFCHFLLLEMIYIIKK; encoded by the exons ATGGAGTACAAGCCGCCGCAGTATTGCCGCTGTGACATGAAAGCCCCGAGATGGATCTCATGGAGCCCGAAGAACCCAGGGAGGAGGTACTACAACTGCGGCAAAGCACTG GGAGTCGACTGCAGATATTTTATGAGCATGTTGCTTGGTGATTTGCGCGATGTTGTGTATCGACTGAAGGATCAATTGAGGAATGAAAATGACTTGCTCAACGCCAGCTTGTCGAAGAACAAGATGTTGGATGCGTATGTGTGTGATTTGGAAGTCAAGCATCATGGAGAAGTTGTTGTCCTGAAGAAGAAGATTCGGAAACTGCGGTTCTGCCTTGTGGTTGCTGTTCTGTTTTGCCATTTCCTTCTTTTGGAAATGATTTACATCATAAAAAAATAG
- the LOC123138550 gene encoding uncharacterized protein gives MYQVERGHGKGTYTYKLHWLPPGKNLNDGLMFICDDESVKRMDIEIIDGYADVFVEELDMPIQQNFDSDKEMHQEQTMLSASDEQFDICAGDEQIDICAGLLSVNVGETYSRHRGTKLPLISVQVVDTAVVDEMFLQKVEGAAGSAQVSASSAHETQREVSRSATELEAHFTADEVARPVNLQVRRRAVAHEIATEHVPGTEAPPVATPVSVDHEIATEHVPAIEAPPVDKSDEEDTEYEPIPDCSSGEDSEAEELRKLAREIRRNERAKKLGQRSGIIMQDNKVQCQSDEDLDAGFETPYFDSDEDDFSYDEESDGEGGTTMVRRKSKWPRFDSKAEKPNFQLGMVFRSREHMKKAVISYGIKTHRHLLFSKDEHDKVRAYCSWPGCKWVIYASRTTRHKWLQVSTFVDEHHCIPRRDNKLVTSVVIAKRYATLIKANPTWKLENLKQTVLKDMFADVTIAQCKRAKKLVMEKYKDTTKGEYSLVFDYQLELLRTNPGSTVAIKLADDVKDGEHVFERFYMCFGAIKKGFLAGCRKVIGLDGCFFKGACFGQLLVALGRDANNQMYPVAWAVVEKETYESWFWFVEKLNRDLKISNQGDGWVFISDQQKGLIGAIEDILPKAEHRMCARHIYSNWKKKHNDKDLQKRFWRCAKAPNRALFNYNRVRLAQFTVEGAKDMMNTDPVHWSRAYMKLGSYCDSVDNNMCESFNNWIMESRYLPILSMLEWIRCKIMVRIQECITKCLKWSGIICPNIFKKLKQNITKFTTKLIACVTTKIIGSEKCSSQQA, from the coding sequence ATGTATCAGGTGGAAAGAGGTCACGGCAAAGGTACTTACACCTACAAATTGCATTGGTTACCTCCAGGAAAAAACCTCAATGATGGTCTGATGTTCATATGTGATGATGAGTCAGTGAAGAGGATGGACATTGAAATAATAGATGGCTATGCTGATGTTTTTGTTGAAGAATTGGACATGCCAATTCAGCAAAACTTTGACAGTGATAAAGAAATGCACCAAGAACAAACCATGTTATCCGCTAGTGATGAGCAATTTGACATATGTGCAGGTGATGAACAGATTGACATATGTGCAGGTCTGTTGTCAGTAAATGTAGGAGAAACTTACTCTAGGCACAGAGGGACAAAACTACCACTTATTAGTGTGCAAGTTGTTGACACTGCAGTGGTTGATGAGATGTTCCTTCAAAAGGTGGAAGGTGCCGCTGGAAGTGCTCAAGTTAGTGCATCATCTGCTCATGAAACACAAAGAGAAGTTTCTAGAAGTGCTACTGAGTTGGAGGCACACTTTACTGCAGATGAAGTTGCTAGACCTGTTAATTTGCAAGTCAGAAGAAGGGCAGTGGCACATGAGATTGCAACTGAACATGTTCCAGGAACAGAAGCACCTCCTGTTGCTACACCAGTTAGTGTCGATCATGAGATTGCAACTGAACATGTTCCAGCAATAGAAGCACCTCCTGTTGACAAATCTGATGAAGAGGACACTGAATATGAACCAATACCTGATTGTAGTTCTGGAGAAGATTCAGAGGCAGAGGAACTGAGAAAACTTGCAAGAGAGATTAGGAGGAATGAGAGAGCTAAGAAGCTTGGACAGAGAAGTGGAATTATAATGCAAGACAATAAAGTGCAATGTCAATCTGATGAGGATTTGGATGCTGGTTTCGAAACTCCATATTTTGACTCTGACGAGGAtgatttctcttatgatgaagaaAGTGATGGAGAAGGAGGTACCACTATGGTAAGAAGGAAGAGCAAGTGGCCTAGGTTTGATAGCAAAGCTGAAAAACCCAACTTTCAACTTGGCATGGTTTTCCGAAGCAGAGAGCACATGAAGAAAGCAGTGATTTCCTATGGAATTAAAACTCACAGGCATTTGTTGTTCAGCAAAGATGAACATGACAAAGTTAGAGCATACTGTTCTTGGCCTGGATGTAAGTGGGTCATTTATGCATCAAGGACCACTAGACACAAATGGTTGCAAGTATCAACATTTGTAGATGAGCATCATTGTATTCCAAGAAGAGACAACAAATTAGTGACATCTGTAGTTATTGCTAAGAGGTATGCAACACTGATAAAAGCAAATCCAACATGGAAATTGGAAAACTTGAAGCAAACTGTTTTGAAGGACATGTTTGCAGATGTCACTATTGCACAATGCAAAAGGGCCaaaaaattggtgatggagaaatacaaagataccaccAAAGGAGAATATTCCTTGGTTTTTGACTACCAATTGGAATTGCTGAGAACTAACCCAGGTAGCACTGTTGCTATCAAACTGGCAGATGATGTGAAAGATGGTGAGCATGTTTTTGAGAGGTTTTACATGTGCTTTGGTGCTATTAAAAAAGGATTTCTAGCTGGCTGTAGAAAGGTTATAGGACTTGATGGATGTTTCTTCAAAGGAGCTTGCTTTGGTCAGCTACTTGTTGCTTTGGGAAGAGATGCCAACAATCAGATGTACCCTGTAGCTTGGGCTGTCGTCGAAAAAGAAACATATGAGTCTTGGTTCTGGTTTGTTGAGAAGTTAAACAGAGACCTCAAAATCAGCAATCAAGGGGATGGGTGGGTGTTCATCTCAGATCAGCAAAAAGGACTAATAGGGGCTATAGAGGATATTCTTCCAAAAGCAGAACATAGGATGTGTGCAAGGCACATTTACTCAAACTGGAAGAAAAAACATAATGACAAAGATTTGCAAAAGAGATTCTGGAGATGTGCAAAGGCTCCTAACAGGGCTCTGTTCAACTATAACAGAGTAAGGTTGGCTCAATTCACGGTTGAAGGAGCAAAGGACATGATGAACACAGATCCAGTTCACTGGAGTAGGGCTTACATGAAATTGGGAAGCTACTGTGATTCAGTTGACAATAACATGTGTGAGTCATTCAACAATTGGATCATGGAATCAAGATATCTACCTATTCTTTCTATGCTGGAGTGGATAAGATGCAAAATTATGGTGAGGATACAAGAGTGCATTACCAAGTGTTTGAAATGGTCAGGAATCATATGTCCTAACATATTTAAAAAACTAAAGCAGAATATAACAAAGTTCACAACCAAGCTCATTGCATGTGTCACAACAAAGATCATTGGTTCAGAGAAGTGCTCCAGCCAGCAAGCCTAG
- the LOC123138553 gene encoding phosphoinositide phosphatase SAC2 isoform X2, translated as MAAAAAAAQEAEPACLQSFELYESASRFYIFGTNADKTVWRLLKIDRSETSELDIEECSTVYTQAEYLELVSGLDEDHRSTGGVKFVTKFYGIIGFIKFLGPFYMLIITEQRKIGEIFDHPVYQVTKTSMIELANSKSRSSFLNPRDENRYKKILNTLDLRKDFFFSYSYPIMRGLQKNLSDPQEGWSLYESTFVWNEFLTRQIRNCLRSTLWTVALVYGFFKQDKFAISGKDVMFTLIARRSRHYAGTRYLKRGVNEKGRVANDVETEQIVYEAVPMPTEVSSVVQNRGSIPLFWSQDTSKLNIKPDIILHEKDKNYEATKLHFENLRGRYGNPIIIFNLIKTRERRESMLRREFDKAIRIINKLFSEENQLRFLHWDLHKNSQGEPTNVLDVLLKVAFRALTLTEFFYCQVAPPTGHSHDLYFCDENSNSDISQEDISGSSDSSGNGTTEDKAETSELPQLKPPIFQKGVLRTNCIDCLDRTNVAQYAYGLAALGHQLHALGCVESPELGLGAPAAHHLMHFYERMGDTLAVQYSGSAAHNKIFSAKRGHLKLFIRSQEFFRTLQRHYSNACIDANKQAAINLFLGYFQPKQGSPALWELESSSEEHNNGSFGHTSDSIKRVNSDGSILSVSNTSISGCSGCHNELLTAAQPDVSTELQPSKMESDLVYENEITSPIESKMSNSRYTPTLPHDHIHDVPSSQLDPCNSGDSNFLDLEWLSNSGNSSDERSLAVSTPDAHLSTENVISDIIPETMENQVAGVQAQKLPEQFVQWVNDGDSFWF; from the exons ATGGCGGCTGCTGCGGCCGCGGCGCAGGAGGCCGAGCCGGCCTGCCTGCAGAGCTTCGAGCTCTACGAGAGCGCGTcg AGATTTTATATTTTTGGAACTAATGCTGACAAAACAGTATGGAGGCTACTCAAAATCGATAGATCGGAAACATCAGAGCTTGACATAGAAGAGTGTTCTACTGTATATACACAAGCTGAGTATCTTGAACTGGTAAGTGGTCTTGATGAAGATCACAGGTCAACTGGTGGGGTTAAATTTGTGACAAAGTTTTATGGCATAATTG GTTTCATTAAGTTCCTTGGGCCATTTTATATGTTAATTATTACCGAACAGAGAAAAATTGGGGAGATATTTGATCATCCAGTGTATCAGGTGACTAAGACTTCAATGATTGAGTTAGCAAATTCTAAATCTCGATCCAGTTTTCTGAATCCCAGGGATGAGAACAG ATacaagaagattttgaacacactTGATCTTAGGAAGGACTTCTTTTTCAGTTACTCATACCCTATCATGAGAGGTCTTCAGAAGAATTTAAGTGATCCACAAGAAGGGTGGTCACTATATGAGTCAACATTTGTGTGGAATGAGTTTCTTACTCGACAAATACGCAATTGTCTACGAAGTACTTTGTGGACTGTTGCATTAGTCTATGGTTTTTTTAAGCAG GACAAATTTGCAATATCTGGGAAGGACGTTATGTTCACACTCATTGCTAGGCGCTCAAGGCATTATGCTGGCACCAG ATATTTAAAGAGGGGAGTAAATGAGAAGGGAAGAGTAGCGAATGATGTTGAGACTGAGCAAATTGTGTATGAAGCTGTGCCTATGCCTACAGAAGTAAGTTCTGTTGTGCAGAACAGGGGTTCGATCCCACTATTCTGGTCACAGGATACATCAAAATTGAACATAAAACCTGATATCATAT TGCATGAGAAGGACAAAAATTATGAAGCTACCAAGCTTCATTTTGAAAATCTTAGGGGGAGATATGGCAACCCTATAATTATCTTCAACTTGATTAAG ACGCGTGAAAGACGGGAATCCATGCTTCGTCGAGAATTTGATAAGGCAATACGGATCATAAATAAATTGTTTTCAGAGGAGAACCAGCTGCGGTTCTTACATTGGGATCTGCATAAAAACTCTCAAGG AGAACCTACAAATGTACTTGATGTTCTTCTGAAAGTGGCATTTCGTGCTCTGACGTTGACCGAGTTCTTCTATTGTCAAGTTGCACCACCTACAGG GCACAGTCACGATCTATATTTTTGTGATGAAAACAGCAACAGTGACATATCCCAAGAAGATATCTCGGGCAGTTCTGACTCCTCTGGCAATGGAACCACGGAAGACAAAGCTGAAACCAGTGAACTGCCCCAACTAAAACCACCAATCTTCCAGAAAGGTGTCTTACGGACAAATTGTATAGACTGCTTGGATCGTACAAATGTTGCACAATATGCCTATGGTTTAGCTGCTCTTGGACATCAGCTGCATGCACTTGGTTGTGTAGAATCCCCAGAACTTGGTTTAGGTGCTCCCGCGGCTCATCATTTGATGCACTTTTATGAGAGGATGGGTGACACACTTGCCGTACAGTATAGCGGGTCGGCTGCTCATAATAAG ATCTTCTCTGCGAAGAGAGGACACTTGAAGCTTTTTATACGATCACAAGAGTTCTTCAGGACACTACAACGGCACTACAGCAACGCCTGTATAGATGCTAACAAACAGGCAGCTATAAACTT ATTTTTGGGGTACTTCCAACCAAAGCAGGGAAGTCCTGCACTCTGGGAGCTAGAATCATCTTCTGAGGAACATAACAATGGATCTTTTGGGCATACAAG TGACAGTATCAAAAGAGTGAATTCAGATGGCAGCATCCTTTCTGTAAGCAACACATCTATATCTGGCTGTAGTGGCTGCCATAATGAATTGTTGACTGCAGCGCAACCTGATGTCAGTACTGAGTTGCAACCttcaaaaatggagtctgatttgGTGTATGAAAATGAGATTACGTCACCCATTGAAAGTAAAATGTCAAATTCAAG ATACACCCCCACACTGCCTCATGATCATATACATGATGTCCCAAGCAGTCAACTTGACCCTTGCAATTCGGGCGATTCAAACTTCCTGGATCTTGAATGGCTTTCAAATTCAGGCAATTCAAGTGATGAAAG GTCGCTTGCAGTTAGCACACCAGATGCTCACCTTTCAACCGAGAATGTCATTAGTGACATAATTCCTGAAACTATG
- the LOC123138553 gene encoding phosphoinositide phosphatase SAC2 isoform X1 — translation MAAAAAAAQEAEPACLQSFELYESASRFYIFGTNADKTVWRLLKIDRSETSELDIEECSTVYTQAEYLELVSGLDEDHRSTGGVKFVTKFYGIIGFIKFLGPFYMLIITEQRKIGEIFDHPVYQVTKTSMIELANSKSRSSFLNPRDENRYKKILNTLDLRKDFFFSYSYPIMRGLQKNLSDPQEGWSLYESTFVWNEFLTRQIRNCLRSTLWTVALVYGFFKQDKFAISGKDVMFTLIARRSRHYAGTRYLKRGVNEKGRVANDVETEQIVYEAVPMPTEVSSVVQNRGSIPLFWSQDTSKLNIKPDIILHEKDKNYEATKLHFENLRGRYGNPIIIFNLIKTRERRESMLRREFDKAIRIINKLFSEENQLRFLHWDLHKNSQGEPTNVLDVLLKVAFRALTLTEFFYCQVAPPTGSETAPHWPALLHSHDLYFCDENSNSDISQEDISGSSDSSGNGTTEDKAETSELPQLKPPIFQKGVLRTNCIDCLDRTNVAQYAYGLAALGHQLHALGCVESPELGLGAPAAHHLMHFYERMGDTLAVQYSGSAAHNKIFSAKRGHLKLFIRSQEFFRTLQRHYSNACIDANKQAAINLFLGYFQPKQGSPALWELESSSEEHNNGSFGHTSDSIKRVNSDGSILSVSNTSISGCSGCHNELLTAAQPDVSTELQPSKMESDLVYENEITSPIESKMSNSRYTPTLPHDHIHDVPSSQLDPCNSGDSNFLDLEWLSNSGNSSDERSLAVSTPDAHLSTENVISDIIPETMENQVAGVQAQKLPEQFVQWVNDGDSFWF, via the exons ATGGCGGCTGCTGCGGCCGCGGCGCAGGAGGCCGAGCCGGCCTGCCTGCAGAGCTTCGAGCTCTACGAGAGCGCGTcg AGATTTTATATTTTTGGAACTAATGCTGACAAAACAGTATGGAGGCTACTCAAAATCGATAGATCGGAAACATCAGAGCTTGACATAGAAGAGTGTTCTACTGTATATACACAAGCTGAGTATCTTGAACTGGTAAGTGGTCTTGATGAAGATCACAGGTCAACTGGTGGGGTTAAATTTGTGACAAAGTTTTATGGCATAATTG GTTTCATTAAGTTCCTTGGGCCATTTTATATGTTAATTATTACCGAACAGAGAAAAATTGGGGAGATATTTGATCATCCAGTGTATCAGGTGACTAAGACTTCAATGATTGAGTTAGCAAATTCTAAATCTCGATCCAGTTTTCTGAATCCCAGGGATGAGAACAG ATacaagaagattttgaacacactTGATCTTAGGAAGGACTTCTTTTTCAGTTACTCATACCCTATCATGAGAGGTCTTCAGAAGAATTTAAGTGATCCACAAGAAGGGTGGTCACTATATGAGTCAACATTTGTGTGGAATGAGTTTCTTACTCGACAAATACGCAATTGTCTACGAAGTACTTTGTGGACTGTTGCATTAGTCTATGGTTTTTTTAAGCAG GACAAATTTGCAATATCTGGGAAGGACGTTATGTTCACACTCATTGCTAGGCGCTCAAGGCATTATGCTGGCACCAG ATATTTAAAGAGGGGAGTAAATGAGAAGGGAAGAGTAGCGAATGATGTTGAGACTGAGCAAATTGTGTATGAAGCTGTGCCTATGCCTACAGAAGTAAGTTCTGTTGTGCAGAACAGGGGTTCGATCCCACTATTCTGGTCACAGGATACATCAAAATTGAACATAAAACCTGATATCATAT TGCATGAGAAGGACAAAAATTATGAAGCTACCAAGCTTCATTTTGAAAATCTTAGGGGGAGATATGGCAACCCTATAATTATCTTCAACTTGATTAAG ACGCGTGAAAGACGGGAATCCATGCTTCGTCGAGAATTTGATAAGGCAATACGGATCATAAATAAATTGTTTTCAGAGGAGAACCAGCTGCGGTTCTTACATTGGGATCTGCATAAAAACTCTCAAGG AGAACCTACAAATGTACTTGATGTTCTTCTGAAAGTGGCATTTCGTGCTCTGACGTTGACCGAGTTCTTCTATTGTCAAGTTGCACCACCTACAGGGTCTGAGACTGCTCCTCACTGGCCTGCTCTATT GCACAGTCACGATCTATATTTTTGTGATGAAAACAGCAACAGTGACATATCCCAAGAAGATATCTCGGGCAGTTCTGACTCCTCTGGCAATGGAACCACGGAAGACAAAGCTGAAACCAGTGAACTGCCCCAACTAAAACCACCAATCTTCCAGAAAGGTGTCTTACGGACAAATTGTATAGACTGCTTGGATCGTACAAATGTTGCACAATATGCCTATGGTTTAGCTGCTCTTGGACATCAGCTGCATGCACTTGGTTGTGTAGAATCCCCAGAACTTGGTTTAGGTGCTCCCGCGGCTCATCATTTGATGCACTTTTATGAGAGGATGGGTGACACACTTGCCGTACAGTATAGCGGGTCGGCTGCTCATAATAAG ATCTTCTCTGCGAAGAGAGGACACTTGAAGCTTTTTATACGATCACAAGAGTTCTTCAGGACACTACAACGGCACTACAGCAACGCCTGTATAGATGCTAACAAACAGGCAGCTATAAACTT ATTTTTGGGGTACTTCCAACCAAAGCAGGGAAGTCCTGCACTCTGGGAGCTAGAATCATCTTCTGAGGAACATAACAATGGATCTTTTGGGCATACAAG TGACAGTATCAAAAGAGTGAATTCAGATGGCAGCATCCTTTCTGTAAGCAACACATCTATATCTGGCTGTAGTGGCTGCCATAATGAATTGTTGACTGCAGCGCAACCTGATGTCAGTACTGAGTTGCAACCttcaaaaatggagtctgatttgGTGTATGAAAATGAGATTACGTCACCCATTGAAAGTAAAATGTCAAATTCAAG ATACACCCCCACACTGCCTCATGATCATATACATGATGTCCCAAGCAGTCAACTTGACCCTTGCAATTCGGGCGATTCAAACTTCCTGGATCTTGAATGGCTTTCAAATTCAGGCAATTCAAGTGATGAAAG GTCGCTTGCAGTTAGCACACCAGATGCTCACCTTTCAACCGAGAATGTCATTAGTGACATAATTCCTGAAACTATG